One genomic segment of Myotis daubentonii chromosome 14, mMyoDau2.1, whole genome shotgun sequence includes these proteins:
- the PXYLP1 gene encoding 2-phosphoxylose phosphatase 1 isoform X1, translating to MLFRNRFLLLLALAALLALLSLSLQFFHLIPVSVAKNGVSSKSRKRIMPDPVTEPPGMDPLYEALLYCNIPSVAERSMEGHAPHHFKLVSVHVFIRHGDRYPLYVIPKTKRPEIDCTLVANRKPYHPKLEAFVSHMSKGSGASFESPLHSLPLFPNHPLCEMGELTQTGIVQHLQNGQLLRDIYLKKHQLLPSDWSPDQLYLETTGKSRTLQSGLALLYGFLPDFDWRKVYFRHQPSALFCSGSCYCPMRNHYLEREQRRQYLLRLKNGQLERAYGEMAKVVDIPTKQLRAANPIDSLLCHFCHNLSFPCTGNGCIDMEHFKVIKTHQMEDERERREKKLYLGYALLGAHPILNQTVGRMLRAAEGRSEEVFALHSAHDVTLSPVLSALGLTEARFPRFAARLIFELWQDRDEPREHAVRVLYNGVDVTFHTSFCQDHRRRWPKPMCPLDNLVRFVRRDMLVALGSGSTNYYDACHRKGF from the exons ATGCTTTTCCGCAATCGCTTCTTGCTGCTGCTGGCGCTCGCTGCGCTGCTGGCCCTcctgagcctcagcctgcagtTCT TCCACCTCATCCCGGTGTCCGTGGCTAAGAATGGAGTGAGTAGCAAGAGTCGGAAGAGAATCATGCCCGACCCTGTGACGGAGCCCCCCGGGATGGACCCGCTTTACGAAGCTCTCTTGTATTGCAACATCCCCAGTGTGGCCGAGCGCAGCATGGAAG GTCATGCTCCACATCATTTTAAGCTGGTCTCGGTGCATGTGTTCATCCGACATGGGGACAGATACCCACTGTATGTCATTCCCAAAACAAAGCGACCAGAAATTGACTGCACTCTAGTGGCTAACAG GAAACCGTATCACCCGAAGCTGGAAGCTTTCGTTAGTCACATGTCAAAAGGATCCGGAGCCTCTTTCGAAAGCCCCCTACATTCCCTGCCTCTTTTCCCCAACCACCCGCTCTGTGAGATGGGAGAGCTCACACAGACAG GAATTGTGCAGCACCTGCAGAATGGCCAGCTGCTGAGGGACATCTACCTAAAGAAACACCAACTCCTGCCCAGTGACTGGTCCCCCGACCAGCTCTACTTAGAGACCACGGGGAAAAGCCGGACGCTGCAGAGCGGGCTGGCCCTGCTGTATGGCTTTCTCCCCGACTTCGACTGGAGGAAGGTCTATTTCAGGCACCAGCCCAGCGCTCTGTTCTGCTCCGGAAGCTGCTACTGCCCCATGAGAAACCACTACCTGGAAAGGGAGCAGCGCCGGCAGTACCTCTTACGCCTGAAGAACGGCCAGCTGGAGAGGGCCTACGGGGAGATGGCCAAGGTCGTGGACATCCCCACCAAGCAGCTGCGGGCCGCCAACCCCATCGACTCCCTGCTCTGCCACTTCTGCCACAACCTCAGCTTCCCCTGCACCGGAAACGGCTGCATCGACATGGAGCACTTCAAGGTGATCAAGACCCATCAGATGGAGGACGAGAGGGAGAGGCGGGAGAAGAAACTGTATCTGGGGTATGCGCTCCTGGGCGCCCACCCCATCCTGAACCAGACCGTCGGCCGCATGCTGCGAGCCGCCGAGGGCAGGAGCGAAGAGGTCTTCGCCCTCCATTCTGCTCACGACGTCACTCTGTCCCCCGTCCTCAGCGCCCTGGGCCTGAcggaagccaggttccccaggttcGCGGCCAGGCTGATCTTCGAGCTCTGGCAGGACAGGGACGAGCCCAGGGAGCACGCCGTGCGGGTTCTCTACAACGGCGTCGACGTCACGTTCCACACCTCCTTCTGCCAGGACCACCGCCGGCGCTGGCCCAAGCCCATGTGCCCCCTCGACAACTTGGTCCGCTTCGTCAGAAGGGACATGCTGGTGGCCCTGGGGTCTGGTAGCACTAATTATTATGATGCCTGTCACCGGAAGGGATTCTAA
- the PXYLP1 gene encoding 2-phosphoxylose phosphatase 1 isoform X2: protein MDALTALLLLVHLIPVSVAKNGVSSKSRKRIMPDPVTEPPGMDPLYEALLYCNIPSVAERSMEGHAPHHFKLVSVHVFIRHGDRYPLYVIPKTKRPEIDCTLVANRKPYHPKLEAFVSHMSKGSGASFESPLHSLPLFPNHPLCEMGELTQTGIVQHLQNGQLLRDIYLKKHQLLPSDWSPDQLYLETTGKSRTLQSGLALLYGFLPDFDWRKVYFRHQPSALFCSGSCYCPMRNHYLEREQRRQYLLRLKNGQLERAYGEMAKVVDIPTKQLRAANPIDSLLCHFCHNLSFPCTGNGCIDMEHFKVIKTHQMEDERERREKKLYLGYALLGAHPILNQTVGRMLRAAEGRSEEVFALHSAHDVTLSPVLSALGLTEARFPRFAARLIFELWQDRDEPREHAVRVLYNGVDVTFHTSFCQDHRRRWPKPMCPLDNLVRFVRRDMLVALGSGSTNYYDACHRKGF from the exons ATGGATGCTCTGACTGCTCTTCTGCTTCTAG TCCACCTCATCCCGGTGTCCGTGGCTAAGAATGGAGTGAGTAGCAAGAGTCGGAAGAGAATCATGCCCGACCCTGTGACGGAGCCCCCCGGGATGGACCCGCTTTACGAAGCTCTCTTGTATTGCAACATCCCCAGTGTGGCCGAGCGCAGCATGGAAG GTCATGCTCCACATCATTTTAAGCTGGTCTCGGTGCATGTGTTCATCCGACATGGGGACAGATACCCACTGTATGTCATTCCCAAAACAAAGCGACCAGAAATTGACTGCACTCTAGTGGCTAACAG GAAACCGTATCACCCGAAGCTGGAAGCTTTCGTTAGTCACATGTCAAAAGGATCCGGAGCCTCTTTCGAAAGCCCCCTACATTCCCTGCCTCTTTTCCCCAACCACCCGCTCTGTGAGATGGGAGAGCTCACACAGACAG GAATTGTGCAGCACCTGCAGAATGGCCAGCTGCTGAGGGACATCTACCTAAAGAAACACCAACTCCTGCCCAGTGACTGGTCCCCCGACCAGCTCTACTTAGAGACCACGGGGAAAAGCCGGACGCTGCAGAGCGGGCTGGCCCTGCTGTATGGCTTTCTCCCCGACTTCGACTGGAGGAAGGTCTATTTCAGGCACCAGCCCAGCGCTCTGTTCTGCTCCGGAAGCTGCTACTGCCCCATGAGAAACCACTACCTGGAAAGGGAGCAGCGCCGGCAGTACCTCTTACGCCTGAAGAACGGCCAGCTGGAGAGGGCCTACGGGGAGATGGCCAAGGTCGTGGACATCCCCACCAAGCAGCTGCGGGCCGCCAACCCCATCGACTCCCTGCTCTGCCACTTCTGCCACAACCTCAGCTTCCCCTGCACCGGAAACGGCTGCATCGACATGGAGCACTTCAAGGTGATCAAGACCCATCAGATGGAGGACGAGAGGGAGAGGCGGGAGAAGAAACTGTATCTGGGGTATGCGCTCCTGGGCGCCCACCCCATCCTGAACCAGACCGTCGGCCGCATGCTGCGAGCCGCCGAGGGCAGGAGCGAAGAGGTCTTCGCCCTCCATTCTGCTCACGACGTCACTCTGTCCCCCGTCCTCAGCGCCCTGGGCCTGAcggaagccaggttccccaggttcGCGGCCAGGCTGATCTTCGAGCTCTGGCAGGACAGGGACGAGCCCAGGGAGCACGCCGTGCGGGTTCTCTACAACGGCGTCGACGTCACGTTCCACACCTCCTTCTGCCAGGACCACCGCCGGCGCTGGCCCAAGCCCATGTGCCCCCTCGACAACTTGGTCCGCTTCGTCAGAAGGGACATGCTGGTGGCCCTGGGGTCTGGTAGCACTAATTATTATGATGCCTGTCACCGGAAGGGATTCTAA